The Mauremys mutica isolate MM-2020 ecotype Southern chromosome 1, ASM2049712v1, whole genome shotgun sequence genome has a segment encoding these proteins:
- the MYF6 gene encoding myogenic factor 6, producing the protein MMMDLFETSSYFFYLDGENGALQQLEMAEGSPLYPGSDGTLSPCQDQMPPEAGSDSSGEEHVLAPPGLQPPHCPGQCLIWACKTCKRKSAPTDRRKAATLRERRRLKKINEAFEALKRRTVANPNQRLPKVEILRSAISYIEKLQDLLHRLDQQEKMQEIGGDPFSFSPKQGNIPSSDFLSTCNSDWQNVSDHSRVLAINAKEGASIVESSASSSLRCLSSIVDSISSEDPKLPCVEEVVEK; encoded by the exons ATGATGATGGACCTTTTTGAAACTAGCTCCTATTTCTTCTACTTGGACGGAGAAAATGGagctctgcagcagctggagatggCAGAGGGGTCCCCCCTGTACCCAGGCAGCGATGGCACTTTGTCCCCCTGCCAGGACCAAATGCCCCCAGAAGCCGGGAGTGACAGCAGTGGAGAGGAGCATGTGCTGGCACCCCCGGGCCTACAACCCCCTCATTGCCCCGGCCAGTGTTTGATCTGGGCTTGTAAGACCTGCAAGAGGAAATCGGCCCCCACCGACAGGAGGAAAGCAGCCACCCTGCGGGAGAGGAGGCGGCTGAAGAAGATCAACGAAGCCTTCGAGGCTCTGAAAAGGAGGACTGTGGCCAACCCCAACCAGCGGCTGCCCAAGGTGGAGATCCTGAGGAGTGCCATCAGCTACATAGAGAAGCTGCAGGATCTCCTGCACAGGCTGGATCAGCAGGAGAAAATGCAGGAGATTGGGGGAGACCCTTTTAGCTTCAGCCCCAAGCAGGGAAAT ATCCCAAGTTCAGATttcctgagcacctgcaactccgaCTGGCAAAATGTTTCTGATCATTCCAGAGTGCTAGCGATCAATGCCAAAGAAG GAGCCTCCATCGTTGAATCTTCAGCCTCTAGCAGCCTTCGTTGTCTTTCTTCGATAGTGGACAGTATTTCTTCAGAAGATCCCAAACTTCCCTGCGTGGAGGAAGTGGTAGAGAAGTAG